One window from the genome of Amycolatopsis sp. NBC_01480 encodes:
- a CDS encoding histone-like nucleoid-structuring protein Lsr2 translates to MAQKVRVDLVDDIDGSDAAQTVPFTLDGVTYEIDLSDDNAARLRDEFAPFVAAGRRTGGRKTRSTTPSTNGTKVATNREHTRAVRAWARENGWPISDRGRIPAEVLTAYDTAQQETVTTQPRSRTRRKK, encoded by the coding sequence ATGGCGCAGAAAGTCCGAGTCGACCTGGTCGACGACATCGACGGAAGTGATGCCGCACAGACCGTTCCGTTCACACTGGACGGGGTCACCTACGAGATCGACCTGTCCGACGACAATGCCGCACGCTTGCGCGACGAATTCGCCCCCTTCGTCGCGGCGGGACGCCGCACCGGGGGCCGCAAGACACGCTCAACGACACCGAGCACCAACGGCACCAAGGTCGCCACCAACCGAGAACACACGCGCGCCGTCCGCGCATGGGCCCGCGAGAACGGCTGGCCCATCTCCGACCGGGGCCGCATCCCCGCCGAAGTACTCACCGCGTACGACACCGCCCAGCAAGAAACCGTCACCACCCAGCCTCGATCGCGAACGCGCCGCAAGAAATAG
- a CDS encoding aminoglycoside phosphotransferase family protein, whose amino-acid sequence MTTTGTEKAGKVLRDACDQAGIDARGAEPIRLGENAILRLPGGIVARIARSGQHAAAAREVRIARWLADHDIPAVRALDDLGQPIEAHGHGDLLARAARAPQRHPRSSRNGSAPAARPARRQWLAPVLRAGAVRPARRTHHRRHQPHRRRPPWLHHHLATLRDRYDQLPAGLPHTVLHGDAWVGNVVATNDNQVVLLDLERASIGPPEWDLVSTAIKHTSFAWITAADYRDFCHRYGHDVTTWDGFALLRDIRELRMTCYLAQHAAENPRAQPEAGLRVTCLRGRNGPRPWSWSPAS is encoded by the coding sequence GTGACCACGACCGGAACTGAGAAGGCCGGAAAGGTGCTGCGCGATGCCTGTGACCAGGCGGGGATCGACGCGCGGGGCGCTGAGCCCATCCGGCTCGGGGAGAACGCGATCCTCCGGCTCCCCGGTGGCATCGTCGCCCGCATCGCCCGCTCCGGCCAGCACGCCGCTGCTGCCCGGGAAGTCCGCATCGCCCGATGGCTCGCCGACCACGACATCCCCGCCGTCCGTGCCCTCGACGACCTCGGCCAACCCATTGAGGCGCACGGGCACGGTGACCTTCTGGCACGAGCTGCCCGAGCACCACAACGGCACCCCCGCTCAAGTCGCAACGGCTCTGCGCCGGCTGCACGACCTGCCCGTCGTCAGTGGCTAGCACCCGTTCTCCGCGCTGGAGCCGTTCGTCCGGCTCGAAGAACGCATCACCGCCGCCACCAGCCTCACCGACGACGACCGCCCTGGCTGCACCACCACCTCGCCACATTGCGCGACCGCTACGACCAGCTGCCCGCCGGCCTGCCGCACACCGTGCTGCACGGCGACGCCTGGGTCGGCAACGTCGTCGCCACCAACGACAACCAGGTCGTGCTGCTGGACCTCGAACGCGCCTCGATCGGCCCACCCGAATGGGACCTCGTCTCCACCGCCATCAAACACACCAGCTTCGCCTGGATCACCGCCGCCGACTACCGCGACTTCTGCCACCGCTACGGCCACGACGTCACCACCTGGGACGGCTTCGCGCTTCTGCGAGACATCCGCGAACTCCGCATGACCTGCTACCTCGCCCAACACGCCGCAGAAAACCCCCGCGCTCAGCCCGAAGCCGGACTCCGTGTTACCTGCCTACGCGGCCGGAACGGGCCCCGCCCCTGGTCCTGGTCGCCTGCGTCCTAA
- a CDS encoding class I SAM-dependent methyltransferase produces MNLAEHNIAYRRPDLYDALTHDSTTATTCQRLINDHGPGPAGSVLDLGCGTARDLAALAHSHDRVGVDLQPALINHARHQHPELDLHVGDLRTIRLERTFDTILCLGNSLAYLHHNNDIQAAFTTFTAHAHPGTLLIIVTQIAPTHTTTPTRGRIEAAGIHADVTTQHGWDARTQIATLHRTWHHDNGTTDTDHIRRRILFPRELELYATHAGFRATALFTDPQNHIGQLTGSTAHFVATYDPAGTSARRKPQ; encoded by the coding sequence ATGAACCTGGCCGAGCACAACATCGCCTACCGGCGCCCCGACCTCTACGACGCCCTCACCCACGACAGCACCACCGCCACCACCTGCCAGCGCCTCATCAACGACCACGGGCCCGGTCCTGCGGGGAGCGTGCTCGACCTCGGCTGCGGCACCGCCCGCGACCTCGCCGCACTCGCCCACAGCCACGACCGCGTCGGCGTCGATCTCCAGCCCGCACTCATCAACCACGCCCGCCACCAGCACCCCGAACTGGACCTGCACGTCGGCGACCTGCGCACCATCCGGCTCGAGCGCACCTTCGACACGATCCTCTGCCTCGGCAACTCCCTGGCCTACCTGCACCACAACAACGACATCCAAGCCGCCTTCACTACCTTCACCGCCCACGCCCACCCCGGCACCCTGCTGATCATCGTCACCCAAATCGCCCCCACCCACACCACCACACCCACCCGCGGCCGCATCGAAGCCGCCGGCATCCACGCCGACGTGACCACCCAGCACGGCTGGGACGCCCGCACCCAGATCGCCACCCTGCACCGCACCTGGCACCACGACAACGGCACCACCGACACCGACCACATCCGGCGCCGAATCCTGTTCCCCCGCGAACTCGAGCTTTACGCCACCCACGCCGGATTCCGCGCCACGGCGCTGTTCACCGATCCGCAGAACCACATCGGCCAACTCACCGGTTCCACCGCACACTTCGTCGCCACGTACGACCCTGCGGGGACCTCAGCACGGCGGAAGCCGCAGTAG
- a CDS encoding asparagine synthase C-terminal domain-containing protein — protein MLSFRLALSDLARAAWHGDHDRWRCGGSWVQPISHPALRNEIHHAQHTTTILVRDLASPVTLAGPTPPEPGRKGTHGAARGDAVVLHLQPGRITISAGIGGTVPLYLAAEGEFLYGTWDLPALRRLLRSSSLRDRAVARALTRRHRYSSDTLFTDVTMLTERATATFTTAGLQLTYPPPAEHVTRARELRSGADPFDALAHLLTEAIHPWRAGGALMGLELSGGLDSATVAIAAHEPAGPALRTFGLLIEGALGTEQHRRRLTIAEHVRATDDVLRAHEHAPFCAGGIRARGAAHDPGGEFYREAFEALADRAARHGVTIMLTGNGGDEIMAPRPDELPPPPPQSLAEVSWLGPRARDALATIDDNLAPSAVLPTPTLMGFAIHHPAYLRAGIWPVTPFTHPRLVRFAEQLPLEMRRGKKLYRDFLTRAGLPRSVTHPERTENFRDLMQHGLRHHGLPLANRLLGDGMLLTDHGFIDPDALQRTVRDAHQSDTVPSVLCDTLALEVGLRSLLTPDPAPVA, from the coding sequence ATGCTCTCGTTCCGCCTGGCGCTGAGCGACCTCGCCCGAGCAGCCTGGCATGGGGACCACGACCGGTGGCGGTGCGGCGGCAGCTGGGTCCAGCCGATCTCCCATCCCGCTCTGCGCAACGAGATCCACCACGCCCAGCACACCACCACCATCCTGGTGCGTGACCTCGCCAGCCCGGTGACCCTGGCGGGACCGACGCCTCCCGAACCCGGCCGCAAGGGCACACACGGCGCTGCCCGCGGCGACGCGGTGGTCCTGCATCTGCAGCCGGGACGGATCACGATCAGCGCCGGCATCGGCGGCACAGTGCCGTTGTACCTGGCCGCTGAGGGCGAGTTCCTGTACGGCACGTGGGACCTACCCGCGCTACGTCGTCTCCTCCGGTCCTCGTCTCTGCGGGATCGTGCCGTGGCCCGTGCCCTGACGCGGCGGCACCGCTACAGCAGCGACACCCTGTTCACCGACGTGACCATGCTGACCGAACGCGCGACCGCGACGTTCACCACCGCGGGCCTCCAGCTCACCTACCCGCCCCCAGCCGAACACGTCACCCGCGCCCGCGAACTGCGCTCCGGCGCCGACCCCTTCGACGCGCTCGCCCACCTGCTCACCGAGGCAATCCATCCGTGGCGCGCCGGCGGGGCCTTGATGGGGCTGGAACTGTCCGGCGGCCTGGACTCCGCCACCGTCGCGATCGCCGCACACGAGCCCGCCGGGCCCGCGCTGCGGACTTTCGGGCTCCTCATCGAGGGAGCCCTCGGCACGGAGCAGCACCGCCGCCGGCTCACGATCGCCGAGCATGTCCGCGCGACCGACGATGTCCTGCGAGCGCACGAGCATGCCCCATTCTGCGCCGGCGGCATCCGCGCCCGCGGCGCTGCGCACGATCCCGGCGGCGAGTTCTACCGCGAGGCGTTCGAGGCCCTTGCCGACCGCGCCGCCCGCCACGGGGTCACGATCATGCTGACCGGCAACGGCGGCGACGAGATCATGGCACCCCGCCCCGACGAACTACCCCCGCCACCGCCCCAGAGCCTGGCCGAGGTGTCCTGGCTCGGGCCCCGCGCCCGCGACGCCCTGGCTACGATCGATGACAACCTGGCGCCGTCGGCCGTGCTGCCGACACCGACCCTGATGGGGTTCGCGATCCACCACCCCGCCTACCTGCGCGCGGGAATCTGGCCGGTCACACCATTCACCCACCCCCGCCTGGTGCGGTTCGCCGAACAACTTCCGCTCGAAATGCGCCGCGGCAAGAAGCTCTACCGGGACTTCCTGACCCGTGCCGGTCTCCCCCGCTCGGTCACCCACCCCGAACGCACGGAGAACTTCCGGGACCTCATGCAACACGGCCTGCGCCACCACGGACTCCCCCTCGCCAACCGCCTGCTCGGCGACGGCATGCTGCTGACCGACCACGGCTTCATCGACCCCGACGCGCTCCAGCGCACCGTGCGCGACGCGCACCAGAGCGATACCGTGCCGTCCGTGCTGTGCGACACCCTCGCCCTCGAAGTCGGCCTCCGCTCCCTGCTCACCCCCGACCCCGCGCCGGTCGCATGA
- a CDS encoding helix-turn-helix domain-containing protein yields the protein MAGSSDAFRSPNEVLIALRAAQALSQQELAGELNRLATTQHHRHLTLTKKSVYRWESGETESPKRFYQRLLAEYFGVSITELGFHRPQHQPGRSLDIDGAAVAPVTPGQDPDVVEDRRRWVAVRTALGSTRRALALVAEGLYPDYRVAGLEHTGVIARSDWIPALPVPLADVALRLDVDAARPVLTGGEPETAPARPLANPAHRFRRYHDAIRELAAPRLFENRLCFRLTGLDWSAPTIRMTFGHMGFFDSMDTNEALAHETALHHLARDQHEQVITTKPSWRNLAFRKLIADPFDLSRRPLMGAVGTLTIRGGESPSIVLHQRDGGRVAGGGGMTHLMPAGIFQPSSVLPAAVAEDFSLWRNIEREFAEELLGHDEYDGSGHPIAYSDLEPFATLDDAYRRGDIQVWCLGVTLDALTLCGDILTVAVIQPGLYDTLFAGAVSSNSEGTVSTHALPFEENTLRELYEHGNLSPGAAAALHLAWTHRATLFPR from the coding sequence ATGGCTGGTTCCTCCGATGCGTTCCGCTCGCCGAACGAGGTTCTGATCGCCCTGCGGGCTGCGCAGGCCCTGTCTCAGCAGGAGCTGGCCGGGGAACTCAACCGGCTGGCGACCACCCAGCACCACCGGCACTTGACGCTGACGAAGAAGTCGGTGTACCGGTGGGAGTCCGGGGAGACCGAATCCCCGAAGCGGTTCTATCAGCGGCTGCTCGCCGAGTACTTCGGGGTCTCCATCACCGAGCTCGGGTTCCACCGTCCCCAGCACCAGCCCGGCCGGTCCCTCGACATCGACGGGGCTGCCGTCGCGCCGGTAACGCCGGGCCAGGACCCGGATGTCGTCGAGGACCGGCGGCGGTGGGTCGCGGTCCGTACCGCGCTCGGCAGTACCCGGCGGGCCCTCGCGCTCGTCGCCGAGGGCCTCTACCCGGACTATCGTGTCGCCGGGCTGGAACACACCGGCGTCATCGCCCGGTCGGACTGGATCCCGGCGCTGCCCGTGCCGCTGGCTGACGTGGCGCTGAGGCTGGACGTCGACGCAGCCCGTCCCGTGCTCACCGGCGGCGAGCCCGAGACCGCGCCGGCGCGCCCGCTAGCCAACCCTGCGCACCGTTTTCGCCGCTACCACGACGCGATCCGTGAACTCGCCGCACCGCGATTGTTCGAGAACAGGTTGTGCTTCCGGCTGACCGGCCTCGACTGGTCGGCACCCACGATCCGGATGACCTTCGGGCACATGGGCTTTTTCGACTCGATGGACACCAACGAGGCCCTTGCCCACGAAACCGCCCTGCACCACCTGGCCAGAGATCAGCACGAGCAGGTGATCACCACCAAACCGTCGTGGCGCAACCTGGCGTTCCGCAAGCTGATCGCGGACCCGTTCGACCTGTCCCGCCGCCCGCTGATGGGTGCCGTCGGTACGCTCACGATCCGCGGCGGCGAATCCCCCAGCATCGTGCTGCACCAGCGAGACGGCGGCAGAGTCGCCGGCGGCGGGGGCATGACCCACCTCATGCCAGCCGGGATCTTCCAGCCCTCCAGCGTCCTGCCCGCCGCCGTCGCCGAAGACTTCTCCCTGTGGCGCAACATTGAACGAGAATTCGCTGAGGAACTGCTCGGGCACGACGAGTACGACGGCAGCGGGCACCCCATCGCCTACAGCGACCTCGAACCCTTCGCCACCCTCGATGACGCCTACCGTCGTGGCGACATCCAGGTGTGGTGCCTCGGTGTCACGCTCGACGCGCTGACCCTCTGCGGGGACATCCTGACCGTCGCCGTCATCCAGCCAGGCCTCTACGACACCCTGTTCGCCGGCGCCGTCAGCTCGAACTCCGAAGGCACGGTCTCGACCCACGCCCTCCCCTTCGAGGAAAACACCCTGCGCGAATTGTACGAACACGGGAACCTCTCACCCGGTGCGGCCGCAGCGCTGCATCTGGCGTGGACTCACCGCGCGACCCTCTTTCCCCGATAA
- the mycP gene encoding type VII secretion-associated serine protease mycosin, with translation MHRIIAFALSAGIVLAAGTPATAAGSHVGEWPLDEQHLRADQVWEHSQGNGVTVAVVDTGCQSDHPDLAGQILPGTGFVGVTGDDGRTDISSDSHGTSIAAIIAGTGKNPAGNGMFGLAPQAKILPIRVSTGTQAEPVALARGIIYAADHGAQVISVSLGTTTPDPNVRAAVEHAFQRGALVVAAVGNNGNTGNSANYPASFPGVVAVSGIDSGNQFWPSSASGPHTTLAAPGVDIRSANDHGGYLHGDGTSYAAPYVAATAALLWSQHPSMTAGQVTRQMINTADRHDGNQRDDQFGFGTVNPLRALTTPVTTTSGIPVLEPAAPGPNWLLVIGGAALAAVLVLAGVLMFSRRRRRRRAP, from the coding sequence ATGCACAGAATAATCGCCTTCGCGCTATCGGCTGGGATAGTGCTGGCAGCAGGTACACCGGCGACGGCAGCCGGTTCACACGTAGGCGAATGGCCACTCGACGAGCAGCACTTGCGGGCGGATCAAGTGTGGGAGCATTCACAAGGAAACGGCGTCACCGTCGCCGTCGTCGACACTGGCTGCCAAAGCGACCACCCGGACCTGGCGGGACAAATCCTTCCCGGCACGGGTTTCGTCGGCGTGACCGGCGACGACGGGCGAACCGACATCTCCTCCGATTCCCATGGAACCTCGATCGCGGCAATCATCGCCGGAACCGGAAAGAACCCCGCGGGCAATGGGATGTTCGGACTTGCACCGCAGGCCAAGATTCTGCCCATCCGAGTCTCGACCGGCACCCAGGCCGAGCCCGTGGCATTGGCCCGAGGAATCATCTACGCAGCCGACCACGGTGCCCAGGTCATCAGCGTCTCCCTAGGAACCACCACACCCGACCCGAACGTCCGCGCCGCGGTCGAGCATGCCTTCCAGCGCGGTGCCCTGGTCGTCGCCGCTGTCGGCAACAACGGAAATACGGGAAACTCCGCCAACTATCCGGCCTCCTTTCCCGGAGTCGTCGCAGTGAGCGGTATCGACTCCGGCAACCAGTTCTGGCCCAGCAGCGCCTCCGGACCGCACACCACACTGGCCGCCCCGGGCGTGGACATCCGCTCCGCGAACGACCACGGCGGCTACCTGCACGGTGACGGCACCAGCTACGCAGCCCCCTACGTAGCGGCCACCGCCGCACTACTGTGGTCACAACACCCGAGCATGACGGCAGGACAAGTCACCCGCCAGATGATCAACACCGCCGACCGCCACGACGGCAACCAGCGTGACGATCAATTCGGATTCGGAACTGTCAACCCGTTACGAGCACTCACCACACCAGTCACAACCACTTCCGGAATACCCGTCCTCGAGCCGGCCGCTCCTGGACCGAACTGGCTCCTCGTGATTGGCGGAGCAGCCCTCGCCGCAGTCCTCGTCCTGGCCGGAGTTCTCATGTTCAGCCGCCGTAGGCGGAGAAGACGAGCCCCATGA
- a CDS encoding SGNH/GDSL hydrolase family protein codes for MRRIAVLATALTSALVAVLAGTSPTDAATTDASWCTTHDKVAILGTSADTGYGTTGYPADADTYRPTTYGWTTKINLSLASQWGTVTTNHSHNGAMAMDYLTGGRWPDTTAALADITTTKPNLIIIDLGGNEFWSQVTPSTFGANLTTVVNDVKAATPGATILLSIYPQLKWTPNPYAGTENYTWDSYAQQIYNTAVNTQEALIDLRQYVPPAGNPNLPNPSPWTADNIHLNDAGNLIEYGGYWGWASAIASVC; via the coding sequence ATGAGACGCATCGCCGTACTCGCCACCGCCCTGACCTCAGCGCTCGTGGCCGTACTTGCCGGCACGTCGCCCACCGACGCGGCCACCACCGACGCAAGCTGGTGCACCACCCACGACAAAGTCGCGATCCTCGGCACCTCCGCCGACACCGGCTACGGCACCACCGGCTACCCCGCCGACGCGGACACCTACCGCCCCACCACCTACGGCTGGACCACCAAAATCAACCTGAGCCTCGCCTCTCAATGGGGAACCGTCACCACCAACCACTCCCACAACGGAGCAATGGCCATGGACTACCTCACCGGAGGCCGCTGGCCGGACACCACCGCCGCACTCGCCGACATCACCACCACCAAACCCAACCTCATCATCATCGACCTCGGCGGCAACGAATTCTGGTCCCAAGTAACCCCCAGCACCTTCGGCGCCAACCTCACCACCGTCGTCAACGACGTGAAAGCCGCCACCCCCGGCGCCACCATCCTCCTGTCCATCTACCCACAGCTCAAGTGGACCCCCAACCCCTACGCCGGCACCGAAAACTACACCTGGGACTCCTACGCCCAGCAGATCTACAACACCGCCGTCAACACCCAGGAAGCCCTCATCGACCTCCGCCAATACGTCCCCCCGGCCGGAAACCCCAATCTCCCCAATCCCAGCCCCTGGACCGCCGACAACATCCACCTCAACGACGCCGGAAACCTCATCGAATACGGCGGCTACTGGGGCTGGGCATCGGCCATCGCATCCGTCTGCTGA